Within Rhododendron vialii isolate Sample 1 chromosome 12a, ASM3025357v1, the genomic segment GGCGAGAGCGAGGGTGAGGCGTTTGCCCATGCACAGGGAAATTGATTTAAATTGAAGTGAGATACGAGGCAAAAATCGATATATCTTATTCCGTGCATGCCAATCCTTCTACATAATAAACGAAACAAGCAGAAGCTacaacagatttttttttattttttttaaagggtttGGAATGGAACATAGAGGGAAATTGTAAACTTTAGACCACTTATcaagttttcttaataaaatgttacttttgccgataaaaaaaaaaaaaaaagaatcccaaaaaaagagagggcgaAATGCAAATACGAGAATGTGACTCCAAATTTTACCCTTTCTCGTACCTTCCTTCTTCTCCGTTTCCTGTACTCTTGATATCAATTCTTTGTCCCCCTCTATGTATTCCGCGAAATAAGTGATTCCGAAAGGTCATTGCTTGGAAAGTTTCGGGCAGGCTAAGGATGTGTAAATGCCTAAATGTGCAAGTCGTCAAAACAGGCACAATGGAGTGAACCATCTAGCATTAGGAAGGATGACTGATGTTTTGTCGAAGACTCACTCTTGTCACATAGATCGATAAACGCGCCTCTCGCATTATTCTGCGTGCCCAATAGTTCGGATGAACAAGATTTCGAGAAGGGTTAGAAATGTATGGGTTTTTAAATAACATAAGTCACCATATGGAACCCACAGGAAACCCATATAGTGAAGCTACAAAAAACGTAATAGCGgttttctataatttttttagctGCAAGCTAAAAACAACGAACCCGTGAGTCTCATCAAATGGAACCAATAGGAAATCCATATGGTGAAGCTACAAGAACCGTTATCACGAGATTTCCATATTAGTTCTTCAATCATGTCGCAGTCATCCGGACTAGGGTCATAAAAATAGATTGTTTTAACAGCCTAACAGTTTGGCATCAAAGAGCAAATCCTTAAGATGGGGATAATCAGAGTAGAGGAAAGCGGACTTTGAAGTAATCCGTACACTTTGAATTTGGGTATAGATGCATAATTTAGGTTTGGGTAGGGCAAATTGGGCAATCGCAAAACTCGGACCAACAAGTTTTGTCATTACTGGACAACATAGGaaatatctaaaaaataataataataataataataataatgctaCAGACACGCCTACCGGCCACTCCCCGACTAGTGAAGACCTCTGGGGGCACTACAGAAACACCACATTTAAAAAAATCTGTAACAAAATGATACGACAATATATACAAACTTTCTTCGCAAAAAATACTACTCACATAAGAGTTAATAACCTGTCTACAAATACTAACAAAAACTATCGTAGTCATATACAAAAGTTAGAAACAATGGGGGACTCGGATCCTCTGTCCGACTGGGTCTGTTCGAGTCTACTGTCCGACTCATATACAACGTCGTTTTGGGTGTTGAACAGCAAGATAAAAGCTTTCTCTTCATTTGATACTATGGTTCTCTTAGGGCTTTTTAGccctagagctaaaaattaattatgatattttaggataaaatgaaaaaaaaaaaatcttagtcCAAGTCTGTCGGTGGGTGAGTCTTGGAAACCGGAAAGAGGACAAAAAGGTAggagtaatttaaaaaaaaaaataatagtcagaatttaaaaaaaaaactccggaATTTTACAGCAGtaggggcacgtgcccccactcgtCCCTTCATAAATTTGTCGCTGTCCCCGACCATTTCTCTCTCACATATTTGTAGGGACCATCCCACAATTAAATATGCGAGACTGACATATATGTAAGAGAGTAGTGGTCAGTAGTAATATACGTAGCATTGTTGTAAAGATTTAAGGGCTCAATTGAGAATAAAATACTGTAGGGGCAGAAATTGTAGTGCAACCCTTGGTAAAAAATATAAGTTGTTCGGACGACTGGGATTGATCCATCTTGTCAGATCCGATGGTCAGAAAGTTGCAAAACTTTTAGGAATTGTTTTTCATCTCCCGCGCCTAACATATTTCTGTCAAATCTCCACCGTCGACCAAACCCTAACCGTCGTTCGCCGCTGCCCGAgtccgtttctctctctaatctctcaGATCGCCACTTCCTTCGAAGCCAAggtcatctctctcctctctctctctctacatatatatatttgtacatgTATCTCTATCTGTCTGTCTATCTAGCTATCTATCTTCTCGCAGCTCGCACAAAACCTAATTTGTAGTTAAAACGAAGTGAATTTGTCAGTTAATTAACCACCATTTTTAGTTCAGTTTTGGAATTCTTGTTACTACTGCTATTCTTCGTGTAATGCTATGATTTTACTTGCAGCTGATCAACGAGGTCAGTGTGAGAAACTAAAGAAGATGACTAATTTAGCAAGCACTTGATCACAACTGAATAGGAATTTTAGTTCTCAAATATTTTGCGGAATTATTCCTTTTTATGTTTTAGAGAAATTAGGTTTAAGTAAGCGAATAGCAACTATATCATGGTTGATATAGTTGCAGGAGTCTATCAATCGCAATATGGGCTTTAAGGGCATCATAACCGTGAACGATTCATAAACAAGTAGCAGGTAAGACGAccctttttttattaattttttcaatcTATTGAATGTTGTTCACAAAATTGTCATGATTTTGGTTAAGGAGTATTATTTACATGTACGAACGATATGCCTACAACTAATTTGGGCTCAAAAGTTTGCATAGACGACACCGAACAACATGGGACGAACGCACAATTGTATGCTTGGAGAGACAAATCTATATAGTGGGGCGCAATATACTTCCATATTGATTTTGGGGTTGTGGATATGACATTTTCGAAAAAAGTTTAGACCGGTGAAACTATAGAACtttaaaaacattaaaaaaaccTTATAAGAATACTACTCTCAGTACTCTGATATATAGTCTTTGAACAGGCTGAATCTCATTTCCTCATTAAATAGGCTGAGAAATCAAAAGCCTCCCTGGTGGCTTTCTTCGACTGCATGAAACTAAATGTacaggattttttattttggaatgtgGGCAGGGTTTTCCATGCTTCATTTTCGTGGTCTCAAAATCATAAATTTTAAGGGAAAAGTGACAGTAGCAGTGTAGCAAGGTTCCAGCGCGACCATGGTCGCACCAACCTAAGAAGCCTGACTTCAACGGAATTTCTTGTAAGATAGTCTAGAACTTGAATTTGTTTTGTTCGTAAGTTCCTAGAGACTTGATTTATTGGTTTCCTATGTATTTCTGTAGCAGCACGTTGAGATATAACTGTGCTGATGAGCATGAGGTGGAAGTTGCTTTGAAGATTTGGTGATTTGATTTTCTCCTCTAGCCAGGTGGATATTCTGGCATGCTGAGAGTATCATGAACTGTTCAGATTTATTATTTCAAGGTCTCAGGATACTTAATTTGATTATAAGAAAAGCTGTATGCAAAAGCTGCTGGTTAGTCAGTTTCAGTGGCTATATTTTCACTTCTTTATCCATGTTAAATTTGCTTCCCCCTTTCTTCCACGTCTTCCCTCTGCTACATGCTGGTGTCATCACCCTTGTCAAAACTATGGGAAGTTGCTCTATGTGCTTAATAATTGTAATCAGTTTCTTGATTTCATGACTGCTCTCTGAAAACTGATTAGTGAAGctattaataattttgattttgatctcTGGCAGGGTTATCTTCGTAGCTTTGTAGCAATATAGCTTAATTGAAGTTCTAAATTAATAGCAAAGTGTTTGTAGCGGAATGACAGTCAGATGCGGGACTGAACTCATTATAGGGTTCCAGTCACTGAAAACCGTTTCTTGGTGTGTTCATGTCATGCTCCATTTTCTTGGTACCTTTTGGGTGTATATCCTATTAGATCATGAGAACAAGGCTTTAATTGAGACCTAGAGGGAATTCATTTAACCATTTTCCTATTTCCATataatttcttattctttcAGGTTTTAGGTATAGTTTCTTACTCTTTGTTATGGCAAGCACGAAAGGATAGTAATTAGATCGTATTCATCCGCCAGAGATGGCCATTGTTTGAAGCAGTTCATAGTCTTTACTTCTTTATTATGCCTTGAGGTGGTGTTCAACAACTAGAATGGTTTCACAGGTCAAGCTTCTTGAGAGACTCACattccacatctctctctcccctcttcaACTTATGCCACCAGATTTTCCTGTTACTCATGGATGTAGACTTGAAACGAACTGTAAGATGAGATTCCTTTTACCCATTTTCTTCTTAATATGTACTTCTTTCGTAGAAGTGTTTTTCCGTTCAAATGCCTTTCAGTTTCCACTTTTGGAATTCTTTTTATAGATTCAGTTTCTTCTAGAAAGAAATGTAGCTGTCGTGGTCCATGATCAACATGATCTCAATCTCAGCCGCAGTCGTGAGGTACTTTTACCAAATGCAAAGGCAGGTcttaaagaaaaagagaaagaaaaagcaaGCTCTTCTGGCAAGGGAAAGACAAATGCAACAAGTCAACAAGTGGTATGATTTTCCaacgaatttttttaaagttcccTTGTCTTTTAGTTTATTGAGGAAGCATGAAAAGTAAATCATGGTGTAAATATAAAGTGTGAGACTGGAATCTTTGTGCTTCCAATCTAGCCATTGTGTATAGTGTTCGTATAAAGTGTGAGACTGGAATCTTTGTGCTTCCAATCTAGCCATTGTGTATAGTGTTCGTATAAGCACGCTGCTTCCTAAAACCAACATGATAATTTTTATATGCCTTTCGAATTGCGAGAACAAGAAAGGAtagtagaagaagaaggaatAGTAGTTGAAAAGATATTTATTATGATGTACCTtaaaaagagagcaaaatgaaccaaaatgaaaagaagaaaggGGAAATTGAATgcagaaaagagagaagaaaaggacaaaaattGATATTTGCGATGACAGGAAAAAGAACCATATTTAAGAAAGAAACATTAGCCATAGCACACAATGGATAGGTTTGGAGAGAAATTATGTTATTCATCCATGTGTGGTTGGTTATTCATGTACATATATTTGATATTCATGTTTTAGGCATCCAATAATGATGTTATTTCAAAAGCTGCTTTGGCTCAACGTGCACGACGACAACGAGAAAGAGACGCAAAGCGGCAACTGGCAAAACGTACACACCAGGAACGAGAGGAATCAGGAGAATGTATGCAACCTACACAACCTAGATTCTTTCCTGCTTTAATACCAAGCCGCCGCCGCCGCGCACTCCTTGAACGGGCAAAAATGAAGGCAATAAAAGTGAATGCCATTCAATCAACGTCACTATCAactgaaaaaattgaaaacgcaCCACAACAGACAGTGGTTACAAAGGCGCTGGCGTCATCATCAACGACTGCTGTCCTTTCGCAATCAACATCTCTATCAACCgaaaaaactgaaaatgcaCCACAACGGACGGTGGTTACAAAGGCTCTGGTGTCATCATCGACGACTGCTATCCTTTCGCAAGAGCCAAATTTTGTGCATAATCCTATCAATGGAAGAAGTCTACCATTGGTGAGAAATATGCTTAGTCAACCTAAACGATCTGAGTTACATTCTTTGCCGCCTCCGCGAAATCTTGGAATAGAACcaggaagaaaaataattcagCAAGGGTTACATTTTAAGGCTCTTGGGGGGCCTTCTTCAAGCACCCCTTGGAATTTCTCACTGAGCAATAATGGTGGAAACAAGCATCTCATTAACCCTGGTCACAGATTTAAGATGGAATTAGGTAGGGGAAAAGTTCAGGACAATATGGGGAAGTATGCTAATTGTCCTCAATTGAGACAGTGCCCTCTCAAGCCAGAAATTTGCCTTAAACAAACTCCGATGCAGCCGAAGTATGTTCATTTTGTTCCTGTGGCAACGACAAATTACAGGGCTCCAGTGATGACATTTCCATACGGTGGGTCGTCAGTTCGTGATTCTCTTGGCAAACCTGGTATTTCCTTGCATTCTGTTCAATCCACTTGCCATATGGGTACAGCGGATGTTCCTCGTTCAATTGGTTCCAAGGGTTCTGATGATAAGCAGAGGACATTCCCACACGGTGGACCGTCAGTCCGCCATTCTCTTGGCAAACCTGGTATTGCCTTGCATGCTGTTCAATCTGATTGCCATGAGGCTACAGCGGAGGCTCCTCATTCAATTGGTTCCAGGGAGTCTGATGATAAGCAGAGGGATTTTCTTGGCAAACCTGGTATTGCCTTGCATGCTGTTCAATCTGATTGCCATGAGGCTACAGCGGAGGCTCCTCATTCAATTGGGTCCAGGGAGTCTGATGATAAGCAGAGGGATTCTCTTGGCAAACCTGGTATTGCCTTGCATGCTGTTCAATTTGATTGCCATGAGGCTACAGCGGAGGCTCCTCATTCAATTGGTTCCAGGGAGTCTGATGATAAGCAGAGGACATTGCCACACGGTGGACTGTCTATCCGCGATTCTCTTGGTAAACCTGGTATTGACATGCATGCTGTTCAATCTGATTTCCATAAGGCTACAACAGAGACTCCACATTCAATTGGTTCCAAGGGGTCTGAGGATAAGCAGAGGACGGAATGGTTTTTTTGCCTACCAAACTTGTTGAAGCAACTTGATGAGTCTGATCAAAGGGATTACAAAGAAAGTAAGTCTTTTGAATTCTAGTGAGATAAACAGTAAGTTTACTTTCacgttttaattttttcttacgTTTCTGCCTGGTCTTTTGTTTCATGTGATCTATTTAGGGCTTCTGCATTTGCCTCCAGCTGAACTTAGCCGGCATGCGTTTGAGTTGGAGAAAAGAGCAGTCCAACTAACAATAGAGGAAGGTAATGAGGAGTGTGGACCGTGGATCTTTCTACGTTTGTTGTGTTTTCCGCTTTTCTTTCTTGCATAAGTTCAATAACGGGAAACAGAAATTTCCTATCGTTCGTGGAAGTATAGTCGGTTAACAAATCTGTTTTGGTGCTTTAGGACAACTTTAAACTATAAATTCAGCTTTTGGTCTTGACTCACTAGGAGAATAATGAGGTTTTCTAGTATATAACAACTTGAACCTATTACCTTGAACTATTTTGTTCATGTTGTGACCAATTATTGACTTCTTGATGTGTTGTGAAGGTTTTCTGATGCAAGGTTAGAATTAGTGCGACTGTGCTGGAGTGCGACTTTTCATTGCTTAGAAGTAGATTGTCTTATCTATTTGAAGAACACTGAGCACTCTAGGTGCCTTATAATTCTGTTCCATCAACCTACCTCTCATATGGGGAGATGCATGCTCGACCCAACCATGAAGCAGAAGAGCAGATATTAGTGGTTGATTGAATTAAATCACTTCGACTTTAAAAGCAAAACGTTGTACGTCACTTGAAACGATGTACGTACTCATGCCTCAATACTTAATGTCCAAATTATCCATCTTCCTTATCCAGGAGATCATGCGTTCATATGATACTTCATTATGGCAATGCCAATAATCAATAGTTTTAGGGCACGTTTGATTGTAGGATTAGAAGAGTGGGAATAAGGAATGGGAACATAGGGGCCCACATCTTCCCTCATTTTCATAGTACGGTGTTTGTGGGCACTCACAACTAAGGGTTGGATAGGACATGCTTGAACTATTTGTCCATTTAGGGGACGGGGGATTAGCTAATATCACGGGGAGGGTATCACAGGGAGGGTGGTATTAGCTAGTCCTCCCTCTCCTGATCAATATTCTTCACCCCCTTGAATACATCTTGTGAAATCATACGCCTGCGGTGTCACCCAGAATCTCAATTGATGTTTCTTATGCCATGTAGAGGCAATATTTCCATTTGATGTGGATTAACTGTGCTGTCTCCATAAGTTAGTTATGCTTTTCTTTATCTCTCTGACAGGAAAAGAAATGCAACGGGTGCAAGATCTgaatattttgggaaatgtgGTCGACTATTTTAACCATTGTAAATGACTCACATACTCCATCCAGTCGAAGAACTGAAAACTAACAAAGGTACTTTCGCTGCATTGTGTTGACGACGAGATGCATTGAGTCGAGTTTGTTAAGAGGAGTTGGATGCTGGGGATGTCGACTTCTTTGAGCATGGCTTGCTGCTTCAACAAGTTTTGGCAGCTTGGGAAAAAGTTGCTCTGGCTTCCTCATAATTTTTCAACTCTCAGAAATGTTGTGTAGAGCATTGAATGACCCTTGGATACTCTTTTGGGGATGTCGACTTCTTTGAGCATGGCTTGCTGCTTCAACAAGTTTTGGCAGCTTGGGAAAAAGTTGCTCTGGCTTCCTCCTAATTTTTCAACTCTCAGAAATGTTGTGTAGAGCATTGAATCACCCTTGGATACTCTTTTGGGCAGGCACTCATTAGTACCTAATACTAGTTTTTGAATGTAAGCATCTCTCAAGCAGGTTTTGAATGTATTCGAACTCTTAGAGCTAATGAAATGAGTTTGATGCTTGTGCTTGGTTGTGCAAGTCTCCATTcccccttttctttcttcttctccaaaAACCTCTCTTTCCCAACTACTACAAAAAGTTACATGAAAAGATTGACATGACCTAAATGCATAATGCATGAGATTTTCTGTACCAGATCAAATTTGCACATCTCAATTAATAAAGTTAAGAGGAGATAATGACTGAACAAACTACAGTTTGAGCCCAAAATAGTTTTGTTGTTGCCGTAGGCATGAGTACTAAACACTTCTGAATAATAGTACATTTGAAGTAAGGTTTTGAATACCGTACCAGCTaaagtatctttttttttttttatacggcACACACCGATAACGGTGAGAGATTGGATACTGTTCGAATTTAGCGCtattagtgttgaaagtgtatggttttttttttctttccttaaaGACAAAAGAGGGAGTGCAGATAACAgaaaagggagtgtgaatatcaatttattatttgtttacgcaaaataaaataaaaaatgggtaCCAACCAGTGTTTGaactaaaacaaaatcaaattattATGATATTGAATTTGGTCAAAACGATTCTTCTCGGGTAAATCACTAATCAAGGCAAAAATGGGTTAAATTGTTCTATTGAGCGCCCACTCtgttaaaattcttatttttaaagtatttatttttcactttatgaGATAaatattctctcataatatacaTCAAATAAAGATCAACTTTCAACTCATACCCGAATTCGAATTGGATCCCAGCCCACCAACAGAAGACCCAGAACTTTCAAAATCGAAACAACGTCAAGGATCTACGACAACGGAACAGACAAGTCAACACAACACACTGAATCCTCTCACAAACTACCACGTGTCACTTCTTCCTACGTGTCCCCCCTCCATTGGCCCAACCCCTCCATTCACTTCCCACGTGGTCTCCCCCACGACCCCCCCTATAAATACCACTTGAATATTCCACCGCCTTCCTCCTCatccttctccttcttcttctccaaaaacctctctcgctctctcgctctctctctaacgTTTTCCCTGCCGCTCCACCCTACTCCCACATTCTTCTACTGTGATGTCGTTCTAGATTCGGCTGCTTCCATTGATGCCATTCATGCAAACGAATCCCTGAACGCGAAATGATGTCGTCGTCCCCGATCTTCTTCAGATCAGGGCTACTCCTCCTCCTCTCGATCCTCTTCCTTTTAACCCTAGCTCCCACGCCTTCCCAATCGGCCGTCTCGAGCATAGATCTAGGCTCCGAATGGATCAA encodes:
- the LOC131311865 gene encoding uncharacterized protein LOC131311865 isoform X1; the protein is MNCSDLLFQGLRILNLIIRKAVCKSCWSSFLRDSHSTSLSPLFNLCHQIFLLLMDVDLKRTIQFLLERNVAVVVHDQHDLNLSRSREVLLPNAKAGLKEKEKEKASSSGKGKTNATSQQVASNNDVISKAALAQRARRQRERDAKRQLAKRTHQEREESGECMQPTQPRFFPALIPSRRRRALLERAKMKAIKVNAIQSTSLSTEKIENAPQQTVVTKALASSSTTAVLSQSTSLSTEKTENAPQRTVVTKALVSSSTTAILSQEPNFVHNPINGRSLPLVRNMLSQPKRSELHSLPPPRNLGIEPGRKIIQQGLHFKALGGPSSSTPWNFSLSNNGGNKHLINPGHRFKMELGRGKVQDNMGKYANCPQLRQCPLKPEICLKQTPMQPKYVHFVPVATTNYRAPVMTFPYGGSSVRDSLGKPGISLHSVQSTCHMGTADVPRSIGSKGSDDKQRTFPHGGPSVRHSLGKPGIALHAVQSDCHEATAEAPHSIGSRESDDKQRDFLGKPGIALHAVQSDCHEATAEAPHSIGSRESDDKQRDSLGKPGIALHAVQFDCHEATAEAPHSIGSRESDDKQRTLPHGGLSIRDSLGKPGIDMHAVQSDFHKATTETPHSIGSKGSEDKQRTEWFFCLPNLLKQLDESDQRDYKERLLHLPPAELSRHAFELEKRAVQLTIEEGKEMQRVQDLNILGNVVDYFNHCK
- the LOC131311865 gene encoding uncharacterized protein LOC131311865 isoform X2, which gives rise to MNCSDLLFQGLRILNLIIRKAVCKSCWSSFLRDSHSTSLSPLFNLCHQIFLLLMDVDLKRTIQFLLERNVAVVVHDQHDLNLSRSREVLLPNAKAGLKEKEKEKASSSGKGKTNATSQQASNNDVISKAALAQRARRQRERDAKRQLAKRTHQEREESGECMQPTQPRFFPALIPSRRRRALLERAKMKAIKVNAIQSTSLSTEKIENAPQQTVVTKALASSSTTAVLSQSTSLSTEKTENAPQRTVVTKALVSSSTTAILSQEPNFVHNPINGRSLPLVRNMLSQPKRSELHSLPPPRNLGIEPGRKIIQQGLHFKALGGPSSSTPWNFSLSNNGGNKHLINPGHRFKMELGRGKVQDNMGKYANCPQLRQCPLKPEICLKQTPMQPKYVHFVPVATTNYRAPVMTFPYGGSSVRDSLGKPGISLHSVQSTCHMGTADVPRSIGSKGSDDKQRTFPHGGPSVRHSLGKPGIALHAVQSDCHEATAEAPHSIGSRESDDKQRDFLGKPGIALHAVQSDCHEATAEAPHSIGSRESDDKQRDSLGKPGIALHAVQFDCHEATAEAPHSIGSRESDDKQRTLPHGGLSIRDSLGKPGIDMHAVQSDFHKATTETPHSIGSKGSEDKQRTEWFFCLPNLLKQLDESDQRDYKERLLHLPPAELSRHAFELEKRAVQLTIEEGKEMQRVQDLNILGNVVDYFNHCK
- the LOC131311865 gene encoding uncharacterized protein LOC131311865 isoform X3, with translation MDVDLKRTIQFLLERNVAVVVHDQHDLNLSRSREVLLPNAKAGLKEKEKEKASSSGKGKTNATSQQVASNNDVISKAALAQRARRQRERDAKRQLAKRTHQEREESGECMQPTQPRFFPALIPSRRRRALLERAKMKAIKVNAIQSTSLSTEKIENAPQQTVVTKALASSSTTAVLSQSTSLSTEKTENAPQRTVVTKALVSSSTTAILSQEPNFVHNPINGRSLPLVRNMLSQPKRSELHSLPPPRNLGIEPGRKIIQQGLHFKALGGPSSSTPWNFSLSNNGGNKHLINPGHRFKMELGRGKVQDNMGKYANCPQLRQCPLKPEICLKQTPMQPKYVHFVPVATTNYRAPVMTFPYGGSSVRDSLGKPGISLHSVQSTCHMGTADVPRSIGSKGSDDKQRTFPHGGPSVRHSLGKPGIALHAVQSDCHEATAEAPHSIGSRESDDKQRDFLGKPGIALHAVQSDCHEATAEAPHSIGSRESDDKQRDSLGKPGIALHAVQFDCHEATAEAPHSIGSRESDDKQRTLPHGGLSIRDSLGKPGIDMHAVQSDFHKATTETPHSIGSKGSEDKQRTEWFFCLPNLLKQLDESDQRDYKERLLHLPPAELSRHAFELEKRAVQLTIEEGKEMQRVQDLNILGNVVDYFNHCK